Proteins encoded in a region of the Pseudomonas denitrificans (nom. rej.) genome:
- a CDS encoding type II toxin-antitoxin system RelE/ParE family toxin, translating into MRIEWLRNALRNLDTEASYIAQDNPAAARAFVSAVLTDVALLAANPAAGREGRVPGTREWAMSSHPYLIPYRIRGGRLQVLRIFHIRRLPPVRW; encoded by the coding sequence ATGCGGATTGAGTGGCTGCGCAATGCCCTGCGCAACCTCGATACCGAAGCCAGCTATATCGCCCAGGACAACCCCGCAGCGGCGCGGGCCTTCGTCAGCGCCGTGCTGACCGACGTCGCTTTGCTCGCCGCCAATCCTGCCGCCGGCCGGGAGGGCCGCGTGCCTGGCACGCGCGAATGGGCGATGAGCAGCCATCCCTACCTGATCCCCTACCGTATTCGCGGAGGCCGCTTGCAGGTGCTGCGCATCTTTCATATCCGCCGCCTGCCACCGGTCCGCTGGTAA
- a CDS encoding TAXI family TRAP transporter solute-binding subunit, giving the protein MQRLLNMLKDLAILVRANLWLVPVLAALVAAVFYFVAPPPPMSATLATGAPGGGYAVFGQRLKEELAKQGFDLQLVRTAGSRDNLGKLLDGKSGVDLALVQSGQEQQLEPKQRAHLQTLGAMFQEPLWLFQRREAKIDRLADLLALRVAIGGSGSGTEAVTEAILKANEIPTDPLPAGWQAHGGNAVANQLLAGELDAAFFVGPAENPLIQRLAASSELKLTGFRRAHAYEARIPFLKRVEVSEGLLNLAQNVPDEDLATLSPVATLVVNGDFHPALTPLILEAARAVMKSGTLLDAVGAFPSAEPRTLALQEDAERYYKSGPPLLQRFLPFRIASLADRYIILLIPFIAILIPLLKSIGPLYRWRIRARIYRWYRYLREIDRRLDERTGSAELSTEIERLEQLEAELAKVEVPLSYYNELYELHLHLNYVIRRLRQLRRNRRERDEGLVPAD; this is encoded by the coding sequence ATGCAACGCCTTCTGAACATGCTCAAGGACCTTGCCATCCTGGTCCGCGCCAACCTCTGGCTGGTGCCGGTGCTGGCCGCACTGGTCGCCGCGGTCTTCTACTTCGTCGCGCCGCCGCCACCGATGAGCGCCACCCTGGCCACCGGCGCGCCGGGTGGCGGCTACGCGGTGTTCGGCCAACGGCTGAAGGAGGAACTGGCCAAGCAGGGCTTCGACCTGCAGCTGGTACGCACCGCAGGTTCCCGCGACAACCTCGGCAAGCTGCTGGACGGCAAGAGCGGCGTGGACCTGGCGCTGGTGCAAAGTGGCCAGGAGCAACAGCTCGAACCCAAGCAGCGCGCGCACCTGCAAACCCTCGGCGCGATGTTCCAGGAGCCGCTGTGGCTGTTCCAGCGCCGCGAGGCGAAGATCGACCGCCTGGCCGACCTGCTCGCCCTGCGCGTCGCCATTGGCGGTTCCGGCAGCGGCACCGAGGCGGTGACCGAGGCCATCCTCAAGGCCAACGAGATTCCCACCGATCCCCTGCCCGCCGGCTGGCAAGCGCACGGCGGCAACGCGGTGGCCAACCAGTTGCTGGCCGGCGAACTGGACGCCGCCTTCTTCGTCGGTCCGGCGGAGAACCCGCTGATCCAGCGCCTGGCGGCGAGCTCCGAGCTCAAGCTCACCGGGTTTCGCCGCGCCCATGCCTACGAGGCGCGGATTCCCTTCCTCAAGCGCGTGGAAGTCAGCGAGGGCCTGCTGAACCTGGCGCAGAACGTGCCGGACGAGGACCTTGCGACCCTCTCGCCGGTCGCCACCCTGGTGGTCAACGGCGACTTCCACCCGGCGCTCACCCCGCTGATCCTCGAAGCCGCGCGTGCGGTGATGAAGAGCGGCACCCTGCTCGACGCAGTCGGCGCCTTCCCCAGCGCCGAGCCGCGCACACTGGCCCTGCAGGAAGACGCCGAGCGCTACTACAAGAGCGGCCCGCCGCTGCTGCAGCGCTTCCTGCCGTTCCGCATCGCCTCGCTGGCGGACCGCTACATCATCCTGCTGATCCCCTTCATCGCCATCCTCATCCCGTTGCTCAAGTCCATCGGCCCGCTGTATCGCTGGCGCATCCGTGCGCGCATCTACCGCTGGTACCGCTACCTGCGCGAGATCGACCGGCGCCTGGACGAGCGCACCGGCAGCGCCGAGCTGAGCACCGAGATCGAACGCCTGGAGCAGCTGGAGGCCGAACTGGCCAAGGTCGAGGTGCCGCTGTCCTACTACAACGAGCTGTACGAGCTGCACCTGCACCTGAACTATGTAATCCGCCGCCTGCGCCAGCTGCGCCGCAATCGCCGTGAACGCGACGAAGGCTTGGTGCCGGCGGATTGA
- the yejK gene encoding nucleoid-associated protein YejK gives MPIRHAIVHLIDKKPDGNPATLHARDAELGDSQAIENLMADLNESYNAKPNKAWGLFQGESGAYPFSGWLSEYLDNGKDFVAFSKQAVEHLKTLMEESNLSTGGHVLFCHYQQGMTDYLSIALLHHSEGVAVTDALEVTPSRHLDLGQLHMAARINISEWQNNKTSKQYISFIKGKGGKKVSDYFRDFIGCTEGVDGPSETRTLLKAFSDFVESEDLPEEQAREKTDVLVDYATSQAKIGEPMALDALSELMDDQAPRAFYDYIRNKDYGLSPEIPADKRTLNQFRRFTGRAEGLSISFEAHLLGSKVEYDEARDMLIIRGLPTQLQDQLKRRKD, from the coding sequence ATGCCGATTCGTCACGCCATCGTCCACCTGATCGACAAGAAGCCCGACGGCAACCCCGCGACGCTGCACGCGCGCGACGCCGAGCTGGGCGACTCCCAGGCCATCGAGAACCTGATGGCCGACCTCAACGAGAGCTACAACGCCAAGCCGAACAAGGCCTGGGGCCTGTTCCAGGGCGAGTCCGGCGCCTACCCGTTCAGCGGCTGGCTGAGCGAGTACCTGGACAACGGCAAGGATTTCGTCGCCTTCTCCAAGCAGGCGGTGGAACACCTGAAGACGCTGATGGAAGAATCCAACCTCTCCACCGGCGGCCACGTGCTGTTCTGCCATTACCAGCAGGGCATGACCGACTACCTGTCCATCGCCCTGCTGCACCACAGCGAAGGCGTGGCGGTGACTGACGCTCTGGAAGTGACCCCGTCGCGCCACCTGGACCTGGGCCAGCTGCATATGGCCGCGCGGATCAATATCTCGGAGTGGCAGAACAACAAGACGTCCAAGCAGTACATCTCGTTCATCAAGGGCAAGGGCGGCAAGAAGGTCTCAGACTACTTCCGCGACTTCATCGGTTGCACCGAGGGCGTCGACGGCCCGAGCGAAACCCGCACCCTGCTCAAGGCCTTCAGCGACTTCGTGGAGAGCGAAGACCTGCCCGAAGAACAGGCCCGCGAGAAGACCGACGTGCTGGTGGACTACGCCACCAGCCAGGCCAAGATCGGCGAGCCGATGGCCCTGGACGCGCTCTCCGAGCTGATGGACGACCAGGCGCCGCGCGCCTTCTACGACTACATCCGCAACAAGGACTACGGCCTGTCGCCGGAGATCCCGGCGGACAAGCGCACCCTCAACCAGTTCCGCCGCTTCACCGGCCGCGCCGAGGGGCTGTCGATCAGCTTCGAGGCGCACCTGCTGGGCAGCAAGGTGGAGTACGACGAGGCCCGCGACATGCTGATCATCCGCGGCCTGCCAACCCAGTTGCAGGACCAGCTCAAGCGCCGCAAGGACTGA
- a CDS encoding CopG family ribbon-helix-helix protein — MPIMSLRLSDDQSETLAKLAEATGRSKNFLAAQALEEYLNRESWQIGEIQQAIAEADAGDFASDAEVKAILNKWARDAD, encoded by the coding sequence ATGCCCATCATGTCCCTGCGCCTGTCGGACGATCAGTCCGAAACCCTCGCCAAGCTGGCCGAGGCCACTGGCCGCAGCAAGAACTTCCTCGCCGCCCAGGCGCTGGAGGAATACCTGAACCGCGAATCCTGGCAGATCGGCGAAATCCAGCAGGCGATAGCGGAGGCGGATGCCGGTGACTTCGCCAGCGACGCCGAGGTGAAGGCCATCCTCAACAAGTGGGCGCGCGATGCGGATTGA